A section of the Trichocoleus sp. genome encodes:
- a CDS encoding EamA family transporter, whose amino-acid sequence MQNWVLPAIAALCLWGFWSFLPKLTTQYLDPQSAIVYEVIGGFILGIVTLASLNFRLAVHPIGIPLAMVTGILGAAGAFFFLKAVTQGPVSLVAALSALYPAVTILLANLLLHETITLRQGVGIGLALLSVILVAA is encoded by the coding sequence ATGCAAAATTGGGTTCTACCAGCGATCGCCGCTCTCTGTCTCTGGGGCTTTTGGAGCTTTCTTCCCAAACTGACAACGCAATACCTCGATCCCCAAAGTGCGATCGTTTATGAGGTAATCGGTGGCTTCATTTTAGGCATAGTGACGCTGGCTTCTCTCAACTTTCGTCTGGCGGTTCATCCGATCGGCATTCCTCTGGCAATGGTCACTGGAATTTTGGGCGCAGCCGGAGCCTTTTTCTTTCTAAAAGCCGTTACTCAAGGACCCGTTAGCTTGGTTGCTGCGCTATCCGCCCTCTATCCAGCAGTCACGATTCTACTGGCGAATCTCTTGCTGCACGAAACGATTACGCTCCGTCAGGGAGTTGGGATTGGGTTAGCATTGCTTTCGGTAATTTTGGTAGCGGCTTAA
- a CDS encoding creatininase family protein — protein MLFLYNTGVMLGRLMHGYIPADRFFPYLTWTGIQAMSDKANVVLLQPIGAIEQHGPHLPLIVDSAISTAVVGKALEQVDRSIPAYALPPLCYGKSNEHWHFPGTITLSAQTLINLLMEVGESLYRSGFRKWALVNGHGGQPQIMEIVARDLHQKYEDFLVFPLFVWRVPNIAANLLTPKELELGIHAGDAETSLLLSLLPDQVHMEEAVAEYPHDLPQNSLLSMEGNLPFAWTTRDLSQSGTLGDPTTATKEKGDRILESLVQGWVQVIENIYQFQQPKAWKG, from the coding sequence ATGCTCTTTCTGTACAATACAGGCGTGATGCTTGGAAGACTTATGCACGGATATATTCCCGCCGATCGCTTTTTTCCTTACCTGACCTGGACTGGAATTCAGGCAATGTCTGACAAAGCAAATGTCGTTTTGCTTCAGCCGATTGGGGCGATCGAACAACATGGTCCACACCTACCGTTGATTGTGGATTCGGCAATCAGTACGGCAGTCGTGGGGAAAGCATTAGAGCAAGTCGATCGATCGATTCCGGCTTATGCGCTGCCGCCGCTCTGCTATGGCAAATCAAACGAACACTGGCACTTCCCCGGTACAATTACGCTCTCTGCCCAAACACTGATTAATTTGCTGATGGAAGTAGGGGAAAGCCTCTATCGATCGGGCTTCCGAAAATGGGCACTGGTGAATGGACATGGCGGACAGCCCCAAATTATGGAGATTGTGGCGCGAGATCTGCATCAAAAATACGAAGATTTTCTCGTCTTTCCCCTGTTTGTTTGGCGCGTGCCCAATATTGCTGCCAACCTCCTCACCCCCAAAGAACTAGAACTGGGCATTCATGCTGGAGATGCAGAAACGAGCCTATTACTATCTCTCTTGCCTGACCAAGTTCATATGGAGGAAGCAGTTGCAGAATACCCCCATGATTTGCCGCAAAACAGCTTGTTGAGCATGGAAGGCAATCTCCCTTTTGCTTGGACAACGCGAGACTTAAGCCAATCCGGAACGCTGGGCGATCCAACTACTGCAACAAAGGAAAAGGGCGATCGAATCTTAGAATCCCTGGTTCAGGGGTGGGTACAAGTGATTGAGAATATTTACCAATTTCAGCAGCCAAAAGCCTGGAAGGGTTAA
- a CDS encoding DUF2237 domain-containing protein translates to MTETRTEARNVLGGKLGVCSTDPMTGFYRDGCCNTGGGDYGAHLVCAQVTEEFLVFSKSRGNDLSTPVPMFNFPGLKPDDRWCLCASRWKEALDAGAAPPIVLSSTHASALEYVSLAELKQYAIDGEG, encoded by the coding sequence ATGACTGAGACAAGAACGGAAGCGAGAAACGTTTTGGGCGGAAAGCTCGGCGTTTGCTCCACCGATCCCATGACAGGCTTTTATCGAGATGGCTGCTGTAATACAGGCGGCGGCGATTATGGAGCACATTTAGTTTGCGCTCAGGTTACCGAAGAATTTTTAGTGTTCAGCAAATCGCGTGGCAACGACTTGTCTACCCCTGTGCCCATGTTTAACTTCCCCGGACTCAAGCCAGACGATCGATGGTGCTTATGTGCCTCACGCTGGAAAGAAGCCTTAGATGCCGGCGCTGCGCCGCCGATTGTGCTTTCCTCTACTCATGCTTCTGCGCTGGAATATGTGTCGTTGGCGGAATTGAAGCAATATGCGATCGATGGAGAGGGGTGA
- a CDS encoding DNA double-strand break repair nuclease NurA: MLDLMKLARQMQGIGQHLTQEAAAARQRLELSQQLLEQARDRQPDLLALQTQWRDRLGFAAAEPVEPLDTRIEISVAPRIHTVFATDGSQIAPSHHEIAYCYLINVGRVVLHYGQNRHPILDSLPEVFYRPEDLYASRQWGIRTEEWMGYRRTVSEAEALAEIAVNLVGDEAAAPLSVTRPIDSQGQLSIPMPTTQVPTLAMVDGSLIHWFLEPLPADARDCILPPMLTAWNELRSRRIPLVGYLSAARSGEALNFLRLHTCPYPAPDCMTYCPGATEQAPCQVFAPLRDTALWGLLLEPGQRGAIWRSSAKILELYGEQTIYFCYVNVGSEVARVEFPAWVAEDPELLETALSLTVMQVQKGYGYPVTLAEAHNQAVVRGGDRARFFALLEQQMIRSGLKNIGTSYKEARKRGSIA; encoded by the coding sequence ATGCTCGACCTGATGAAACTTGCCCGCCAAATGCAGGGTATTGGTCAACACCTGACTCAAGAAGCCGCTGCTGCCCGTCAGCGATTGGAACTATCACAGCAATTGTTGGAGCAAGCCCGCGATCGACAACCTGATCTGCTGGCACTTCAGACGCAATGGCGCGATCGATTAGGCTTTGCAGCCGCCGAACCTGTTGAGCCGCTTGATACTCGCATAGAGATCTCAGTTGCGCCTCGGATTCACACGGTTTTTGCGACGGATGGATCACAGATTGCGCCGAGCCATCATGAAATTGCTTATTGCTATCTCATTAATGTGGGGCGGGTGGTGCTGCACTACGGACAAAACCGTCACCCGATATTGGATAGTCTGCCAGAGGTGTTTTATCGTCCTGAAGACCTCTATGCCTCGCGGCAGTGGGGAATTCGCACCGAAGAGTGGATGGGCTATCGTCGTACCGTTTCTGAGGCAGAAGCTTTAGCAGAAATTGCAGTGAATTTAGTGGGAGATGAAGCCGCCGCTCCACTCAGCGTTACCCGCCCGATCGATTCACAAGGACAACTTTCCATCCCAATGCCTACAACTCAGGTTCCAACCCTGGCAATGGTGGATGGCTCTCTGATTCACTGGTTTCTCGAACCGCTTCCTGCTGATGCGCGTGATTGCATTCTGCCGCCAATGCTGACTGCCTGGAATGAGCTGCGATCGAGAAGAATTCCATTAGTTGGGTATTTAAGTGCGGCTCGGAGCGGTGAGGCGTTAAATTTCTTGCGATTGCACACCTGCCCTTATCCGGCTCCCGACTGTATGACCTATTGCCCTGGTGCAACAGAGCAGGCTCCCTGTCAGGTCTTCGCTCCCTTACGCGATACGGCACTCTGGGGTTTGCTGCTTGAACCTGGACAACGCGGCGCAATTTGGCGCAGTTCTGCCAAAATTTTGGAGCTTTATGGGGAGCAAACCATCTATTTCTGCTACGTGAATGTTGGCTCAGAAGTGGCGCGGGTCGAGTTTCCTGCCTGGGTTGCCGAAGATCCAGAACTGCTAGAAACGGCGTTGAGCCTCACTGTTATGCAAGTACAGAAGGGCTATGGCTATCCGGTGACGCTGGCAGAGGCACATAATCAGGCAGTCGTGCGGGGGGGCGATCGTGCCCGGTTTTTTGCCCTCCTGGAGCAGCAGATGATTCGATCGGGATTGAAAAATATTGGTACGTCTTACAAAGAGGCGAGGAAGCGGGGCAGTATTGCTTAG